CGAATGCGTAACCCACCGAATTATTGCCTAATTTTAACGGTGGGTTACGCTTTGACCTCATTCTCTACGAGAAATCGACAAGTCTAACGCCACCCTACGGCGAACATTTTATGTGATTCGAGATTTCATTAGCGCTCGCCAAAACGACTGTCCTCATAATCGATACCTGCCCAATTAAAGTCATAGCGACCCCTTTTGACTTCACGCATAAACGTTGAATGCTTCCAATCAGCAGGATTTTCAGCGTAGCCGTGTTTGACAGCGTTATAATGAATGTAATCCATATGGCAATTGTAGTCTATCTCATTTTGAATGGTGTGTTCCCAATAACGTCTTTGCCAAATGCCAGTTTCATTCTTTCTCTGACGGCTTTGATGGTTGGTTTGCTTGACGTGTGCTGGTAATTGCCTACTAAAATGGCTTTTAAATAGTCTGATACGGGTAGGGTAGTCATTGTCGTTTTCAGGAAGCGTCCACATGGTATGGATATGGTCTGGCAAGATTATGATAGCATCAGTAGTGAATGGCATTTTCTTTTGTGTTTTTTGATAGGATAGACGTAGTTCATTGATATACGTTGTGAGCAATTGGCTTTGACGATCGCATAAATTGATAGTGAAAAAGTAAGTCGCCCCTGCTTGATAGTTTCTCACGTAGTTTGGCATAGTTTTAGGGCTTATATTATTCGGTGGGTTACGCCTTGTTTTCATTCTCTGCGAGAACTCGACAAGTCTAACCCAACCTACGCCAAAATACATAAGCTAAGTAAACTTTGCGAAAAAATTTTTAAGTATGCGTGGGGTGGGCGAATGCGTAACCCACCTTCTAACTAATTTTTAAGAACGTTTTCCATCTAACCAAACCCTAAACCCCAACTTCTTAACCAAAATCTTCCCTCAAAATCGTCGCCATATTACGCTCAGCAAGTCCAGTAATAAACACGTACGGATTGACGCCAGCACTGCCGGGTATTAACGCGCCATCTTGCACGTAGATATTGCTATGCCCCTTGACGCGACCAACTTCATCAGTCGCTAAGCCTAAGACGCAGCCACCAAGCGGATGATAACAAAAGTCATCGCCAAAACCATTATTGAATAACAGGCGCGCCTTAGTGCCACCGCTGGCTTCGCTAAGCTTGTCTAGTAACTCTTGGGCGGCGTTTACCGAATACTGATTTTGCTCACGTTTCCAGTTGAGTTTGACCGTTTGCGAGTCCTTATCGTAGTAATAGTTGCCACGCTCGGGGTTATCCGTGATGGCAAGATACAGTGTTGTCCACGTTTCAAGACCGAGCGGCAAAGGTGCAAGTTCGGCAAAGATTTTATACTTGGAGCCATCTCTATCACCGTCCCACATATTGATGCCTTTGACTGGAATGGTAGATTGGGTGGTGCCAGCGGCGTGGACAAAATTACGACCCGTCATGATATTGCCGTTCGGCCCCCAATATTGGCCGATATGCTCGTTTAGATTATTCAGCTTGCCTTCGGCTTGGCTTTTGAGTAGTAGCTCTGAGGTGCCCGTGCTGCCAGCATTAAGGAATAATTTATCGCAGGTGTAATGCTCAATTTTATCGACACCGCCTGTAGTGTTTAAAACGTGGACTTCTAATCTGAGTTGGTCGTTATCGAGCGCTTGGATACTGTTAACTTTGCGTAGCGTTCTGACCGAGACGTTGCCCGTGGCTTCGGCATCTTTTAGGTAAGTTAAATCGAGTGAGAATTTGCCAGCGTTATTACCGTAGATGACTTCACCGCCCAATCCCGATTGATAGACCTCACCGCGTGCTTCCTTTTGCATATAATCAAAGTCGTAGCTGTTGCCAAAGAATTCTGTTTTTAGTCCGGCTCTTTCGGCTTGGCGTTCAGCAGCACGGGTGAATTCGTAATGCTCGGATTGGTTGAAAAACGACTCAGGAATTTGGCTGACTTTTAGCTCTTTCATCGCACGGGGAAAGTAAGTGTCGTACATCTCGCCAGAATTAATCCACGGAAAGACGGCTTCGAAATGCGAGCGTCTGGGCTGAATGGCAATCGCGCCATTGACGATAGAGCCGCCGCCATAAGCACGTCCGGCGAAGACTTTCATCTCGTCGTATTCAATTAAATCTAACACGCCGGGGTATTTTCTAATAGGGATGGGAATGGGGATAGGGGCGTTGGGCCTATTGCTAAACCAGCTGGAGCGTTTATCGGCGCTAATCATTTTGCAAAAGGTGTCGTGCTCAGGCGTTCTATCCCAGCGCATACCCATCTCAAGGATGAGTACTTTATGACCCTGTTCGCTCAAGCGTAGTGCGGATACCGCGCCGCCGTAGCCGCTACCGACGATGATATTATCAAAGTGTCCCGCTTGAGTGACAGTGCTGGGAAGTTTTTGTTGTTTGGCGAGAGTTTGGCAGCCGCTCATTGCAGCCGTAGCGCTGACCGTGGCGACCCCTAAGCCCATAGATTTTATAAATTTGCGTCTTTGCATGCTCGCCCCTTTAATTATGACAAATTTTGATAGGCAAGAGTCTAGCAAACAAAAATCTCTTTATTATTACGTTAATAGTATTTCACGATACTTATTAGTCATTTTTCAAACACTTAAACCTTAATCTTCTTGCCAATATCAGGTAATAATTCATCAATCTGATGCTGATTAAAGACTTTAGCACCACGTGAGACAGTAGCAATACCGACACCAAGCTGGGCGCTGATTTCTCTTTGAGTAACGCCTTGTTGGAGTAGCGCAAAGATGGTTAAACGATTGGCAAGCTCCACCTGCTCTTTGTCGGTAAGTAGGGCATCGAATAGTGCGGCTAGGTGCGCTTGATCATCGGTTTTACTTAATAAATTTATTAAGTAAGCGTAAGCGTTGTAGGTATTGTTGTCCTGTTTTTCTTCTGGCATCTTGCTGACCTTTTAATTAAAAAGTGAATCGACTATATAAACCAATCCTAATACTTGACCTAAAATAGGACTTAGCTTAAAATCTGTTTCAACGTACTAGAACATGATAATAATAGTGTTATTATAACGTACATAAAATTTATTTGAACATTCTAAAGGGCTAAATATGATAACGGATAGTAGCAGCGCAAATAACAGTACAGAAACCTATGAGCTGCATCACTCGATACTGCCTAATAATGATGGTTTATATGGGGAGTTTGGCGGTAAAATCGCCCATCCTGAGCTGGCCAAAGCCATGGATGAGATAGAAAAAGGCTTTCGAGAAATTATCAAAGATGCTGATTTTATCGAAGAAATGACTCGCCTGCGTAAGACCTATATCGGCAGACCTAGCCCGATATTTCATGCCAGACGCTTAAGCGAACATTGCGGCGGGGCGCAGATTTACTTTAAGCGTGAGGATTTAAACCACACGGGTGCTCACAAAATCAATCACTGCTTGGGCGAAGTATTACTAGCAAAAAAGCTGGGTAAAACCAAAGTCATCGCCGAGACTGGAGCCGGGCAACACGGCGTAGCATTAGCCACCGCCGCCGCCTTAATGGGCGTTGAGTGTGAGATACACATGGGCGTGGTCGATATCGAAAAAGAGCATCCTAATGTCAGCCGCATGAAAATATTAGGCGCCAATATCGTACCGGTATCGCGCGGTGCTGGGACGTTAAAAGAAGCGGTCGATAGTGCCTTTGAGGCTTATCTTGATGATTTGGATAATTGCATGTTTGCGATTGGCTCAGCACTTGGGCCAGCCCCTTATCCTGAGATTGTCAGCTATTTTCAATCGGTGGTAGGACGCGAAGCAAGAGCGCAGTTTTTAGAAACCACGGGCAAACTGCCCAATAAAGTGGTTGCTTGTGTCGGCGGCGGCTCTAATGCTATTGGTATTTTTAGTGGCTTTTTAGGGGATGCGGAAGTTGAAAAAGTAGGGGTAGAACCTGCGGGTGAAGGTCTGGATAC
This sequence is a window from Psychrobacter jeotgali. Protein-coding genes within it:
- a CDS encoding Trp family transcriptional regulator; the encoded protein is MPEEKQDNNTYNAYAYLINLLSKTDDQAHLAALFDALLTDKEQVELANRLTIFALLQQGVTQREISAQLGVGIATVSRGAKVFNQHQIDELLPDIGKKIKV
- a CDS encoding GMC oxidoreductase — protein: MQRRKFIKSMGLGVATVSATAAMSGCQTLAKQQKLPSTVTQAGHFDNIIVGSGYGGAVSALRLSEQGHKVLILEMGMRWDRTPEHDTFCKMISADKRSSWFSNRPNAPIPIPIPIRKYPGVLDLIEYDEMKVFAGRAYGGGSIVNGAIAIQPRRSHFEAVFPWINSGEMYDTYFPRAMKELKVSQIPESFFNQSEHYEFTRAAERQAERAGLKTEFFGNSYDFDYMQKEARGEVYQSGLGGEVIYGNNAGKFSLDLTYLKDAEATGNVSVRTLRKVNSIQALDNDQLRLEVHVLNTTGGVDKIEHYTCDKLFLNAGSTGTSELLLKSQAEGKLNNLNEHIGQYWGPNGNIMTGRNFVHAAGTTQSTIPVKGINMWDGDRDGSKYKIFAELAPLPLGLETWTTLYLAITDNPERGNYYYDKDSQTVKLNWKREQNQYSVNAAQELLDKLSEASGGTKARLLFNNGFGDDFCYHPLGGCVLGLATDEVGRVKGHSNIYVQDGALIPGSAGVNPYVFITGLAERNMATILREDFG
- the trpB gene encoding tryptophan synthase subunit beta, producing MITDSSSANNSTETYELHHSILPNNDGLYGEFGGKIAHPELAKAMDEIEKGFREIIKDADFIEEMTRLRKTYIGRPSPIFHARRLSEHCGGAQIYFKREDLNHTGAHKINHCLGEVLLAKKLGKTKVIAETGAGQHGVALATAAALMGVECEIHMGVVDIEKEHPNVSRMKILGANIVPVSRGAGTLKEAVDSAFEAYLDDLDNCMFAIGSALGPAPYPEIVSYFQSVVGREARAQFLETTGKLPNKVVACVGGGSNAIGIFSGFLGDAEVEKVGVEPAGEGLDTPKHAATMSLGVKGEIHGFKCYVLLDENGEPAPVHSIASGLDYPGIGPQHSLLRDQKLATYDSATDSECLDAFMALSRLEGIIPALESAHAIAYAMRVAKDMSSDETILVNLSGRGDKDIDFILDKVDL
- a CDS encoding REP-associated tyrosine transposase, producing the protein MPNYVRNYQAGATYFFTINLCDRQSQLLTTYINELRLSYQKTQKKMPFTTDAIIILPDHIHTMWTLPENDNDYPTRIRLFKSHFSRQLPAHVKQTNHQSRQRKNETGIWQRRYWEHTIQNEIDYNCHMDYIHYNAVKHGYAENPADWKHSTFMREVKRGRYDFNWAGIDYEDSRFGER